The following proteins are encoded in a genomic region of Streptomyces collinus Tu 365:
- a CDS encoding SCO1860 family LAETG-anchored protein — translation MNSHFFRMPARRLAAVATVTALAAAPAALGAGAAHATTGHGRASAVVLRTGLDVSLLNKTVNVPLAVSLNDVKAPADAERTTLTARLDGVDGGRPFTVLGAQVASARATANSRLAEGSVRLVHARVHVPGLPLLSLIDVGTVTAKATCAAGHEPVASANVLGAVTVLGKRVTLTAGGPTEVKVPGVGDVRLDLSRHRTTSRTAAATALRLKVSVNPLKLNVADVEGTVTLAAATCEAPVPAKHVPSHAPTPDVKPQGTQADLAETGGSPATPYIAGGALALLLAGGGAVTVARRRRG, via the coding sequence TTGAACAGCCACTTCTTCCGTATGCCCGCACGCCGTCTCGCCGCCGTCGCGACGGTCACGGCCCTCGCCGCGGCTCCCGCCGCCCTGGGCGCGGGCGCCGCGCACGCGACCACCGGTCACGGTCGCGCCTCCGCCGTCGTGCTCCGCACGGGGCTCGACGTCTCCCTGCTCAACAAGACCGTGAACGTCCCGCTCGCGGTCAGCCTCAACGACGTCAAGGCGCCGGCGGACGCCGAGCGGACCACGCTGACGGCGCGGCTCGACGGCGTCGACGGCGGCAGGCCGTTCACCGTCCTCGGCGCCCAGGTGGCCTCCGCCAGGGCCACCGCGAACAGCAGGCTCGCCGAGGGGTCGGTCCGGCTCGTGCACGCCCGGGTGCACGTCCCCGGCCTGCCCCTGCTCTCCCTGATCGACGTCGGCACGGTCACCGCGAAGGCGACCTGCGCGGCCGGGCACGAGCCCGTCGCCTCCGCGAACGTCCTGGGCGCCGTCACGGTCCTCGGCAAGCGCGTCACGCTCACCGCCGGCGGCCCCACCGAGGTGAAGGTGCCCGGCGTCGGCGACGTCCGGCTCGACCTGTCCCGGCACCGGACCACGTCCCGCACGGCGGCCGCCACGGCCCTGCGGCTCAAGGTCTCGGTCAACCCGCTGAAGCTCAACGTGGCCGACGTGGAAGGAACGGTCACTCTGGCCGCCGCGACCTGCGAGGCCCCGGTGCCCGCCAAGCACGTGCCGAGCCACGCCCCGACCCCCGACGTGAAGCCCCAGGGCACACAGGCCGACCTCGCCGAGACCGGCGGCAGCCCGGCCACGCCGTACATCGCGGGCGGCGCGCTGGCCCTGCTCCTGGCGGGCGGCGGAGCGGTGACGGTGGCCCGCCGCCGCCGAGGCTGA
- a CDS encoding amidohydrolase family protein, whose protein sequence is MSEQPVLHVKGRVLAGPEDVRDGLWVVGGRISYDRPAAARDVRTVEGWALPGLVDAHCHVGLGAEGPVDADTAEKQALTDRETGTLLIRDAGSPSDTRWVDERDDLPKIIRAGRHIARTRRYMRNYAHEIEPDELVAYVAQEARRGDGWVKLVGDWIDRDLGDLSACWPREAVEAAIAEAHRLGARVTAHCFAESSLRDLVEAGIDCIEHATGLTDDLVPLFAERGVAIVPTLVNIATFPDLAAGGERKYPRWSAHMRRLHERRYDTVRGAHDAGIPVYVGTDAGGSLAHGLVAAEVAELVTAGLSPVAALSATSWGARAWLGRPGLEEGAPADLVVYASDPRADVRVLAAPRRVVLNGRIVE, encoded by the coding sequence ATGAGCGAACAGCCGGTGCTGCACGTGAAGGGGCGGGTCCTGGCGGGGCCCGAGGACGTCCGCGACGGACTGTGGGTGGTGGGGGGCCGGATCTCCTACGACCGCCCCGCCGCCGCCCGCGACGTGCGGACGGTCGAGGGCTGGGCGCTGCCCGGCCTGGTCGACGCGCACTGCCACGTCGGGCTGGGCGCCGAGGGCCCGGTCGACGCGGACACCGCCGAGAAGCAGGCGCTGACCGACCGGGAGACCGGCACCCTGCTCATCCGGGACGCCGGCTCGCCCTCCGACACCCGCTGGGTCGACGAGCGCGACGACCTCCCGAAGATCATCCGGGCCGGCCGGCACATCGCCCGCACCCGCCGCTACATGCGCAACTACGCCCACGAGATCGAGCCGGACGAACTCGTCGCTTATGTCGCCCAGGAGGCCCGGCGCGGGGACGGCTGGGTCAAGCTGGTCGGCGACTGGATCGACCGCGACCTCGGCGACCTGTCGGCCTGCTGGCCGCGCGAGGCCGTCGAGGCGGCCATCGCCGAGGCCCACCGGCTCGGCGCCCGGGTCACCGCGCACTGCTTCGCCGAGAGCTCGCTGCGCGATCTCGTCGAGGCGGGCATCGACTGCATCGAGCACGCCACGGGGCTGACGGACGACCTCGTCCCGCTGTTCGCCGAGCGCGGGGTCGCGATCGTCCCGACGCTGGTCAACATCGCCACCTTCCCGGACCTGGCGGCGGGCGGCGAGCGCAAGTACCCGCGCTGGTCGGCGCACATGCGGCGGCTGCACGAGCGCCGCTACGACACGGTGCGCGGCGCCCACGACGCCGGCATCCCGGTGTACGTCGGCACGGACGCGGGCGGCTCGCTCGCGCACGGGCTGGTGGCGGCCGAGGTCGCCGAACTGGTCACCGCGGGGCTCTCGCCGGTCGCCGCGCTGTCCGCCACGAGCTGGGGCGCCCGCGCCTGGCTGGGCCGTCCCGGCCTGGAGGAGGGCGCGCCGGCCGACCTCGTGGTGTACGCGTCCGACCCCCGGGCCGACGTGCGCGTGCTGGCGGCGCCGCGGCGGGTGGTGCTGAACGGGCGCATCGTCGAGTAG
- a CDS encoding amino acid ABC transporter ATP-binding protein, with protein sequence MSRPEIRVQGLHKSFGDNHVLRGIDLEIDQGEVVCVIGPSGSGKSTLLRCVNLLEEPSEGQVFVGGTEITDPDVDIDAARRRIGMVFQQFNLFPHLTVTENLTLPQRRVLGRGRAEAARVAAENLARVGLAEKAAAYPASLSGGQQQRVAIARALAMGPDVMLFDEPTSALDPELVGDVLAVMRGLAEEGMTMMVVTHEMTFAREVADRVVFMDGGVVVEDGSPDQVIGAPRHERTRHFLSRLLDPAMAEVEEETSDQVGEPGA encoded by the coding sequence GTGAGCCGCCCCGAGATCCGCGTCCAGGGCCTGCACAAGTCCTTCGGCGACAACCACGTCCTGCGCGGCATCGACCTGGAGATCGACCAGGGCGAGGTGGTCTGCGTCATCGGCCCCTCCGGCTCCGGCAAGTCGACGCTGCTGCGCTGCGTGAACCTGCTGGAGGAGCCCAGCGAGGGCCAGGTCTTCGTCGGCGGCACCGAGATCACCGACCCGGACGTCGACATCGACGCCGCGCGGCGGCGCATCGGCATGGTCTTCCAGCAGTTCAACCTTTTCCCGCACCTGACGGTGACGGAGAACCTCACCCTGCCGCAGCGCAGGGTGCTCGGCCGGGGCAGGGCGGAGGCCGCCCGGGTCGCCGCCGAGAACCTGGCCCGGGTCGGCCTGGCGGAGAAGGCGGCCGCCTACCCGGCCTCCCTGTCGGGCGGCCAGCAGCAGCGGGTGGCCATCGCCCGCGCGCTCGCCATGGGCCCGGACGTGATGCTCTTCGACGAGCCGACCTCCGCGCTCGACCCGGAGCTCGTCGGGGACGTGCTCGCGGTGATGCGCGGGCTCGCCGAGGAGGGCATGACCATGATGGTCGTGACCCACGAGATGACCTTCGCGCGCGAGGTGGCCGACCGGGTCGTCTTCATGGACGGCGGGGTCGTCGTCGAGGACGGCAGCCCCGACCAGGTGATCGGCGCCCCGCGGCACGAGCGCACCCGGCACTTCCTGTCCCGGCTGCTCGACCCGGCGATGGCCGAGGTGGAGGAGGAGACCTCGGACCAGGTGGGCGAGCCCGGGGCGTAG
- a CDS encoding amino acid ABC transporter permease — MTDTDVRPRPKKKGLTRRQKRRLSRGIQYVVFVAAVIAAAVSADWGRLQNQFAQGSIARQMWPDVLTLALKNTVLYTVSGFLLGLLLGLVIALMRLSSVGPYRWVAGVYIEVFRGLPALLIFVFIAVAVPLAFPGAEIPGGTYGKGALGLGLIGAAYMAETFRAGIQAVPRGQTEAARSLGFSPARAMVSIIIPQAFRIILPPLTNELIMLFKDSSLVLLLGVTLEERELSKFGRDLASTTANSTPILVAGLCYLLVTIPLGFVARRLEARAQEEIK, encoded by the coding sequence ATGACCGACACGGACGTACGGCCCCGGCCGAAGAAGAAGGGACTGACCCGGCGCCAGAAGCGCCGGCTGTCCCGCGGCATCCAGTACGTCGTGTTCGTCGCCGCCGTGATCGCCGCGGCGGTCTCGGCGGACTGGGGCCGGCTGCAGAACCAGTTCGCGCAGGGAAGCATCGCCCGGCAGATGTGGCCGGACGTGCTCACGCTGGCGCTGAAGAACACCGTCCTGTACACGGTGTCCGGCTTCCTCCTCGGGCTGCTGCTCGGCCTGGTCATCGCGCTGATGCGGCTGTCCTCGGTCGGGCCGTACCGCTGGGTGGCCGGCGTCTACATCGAGGTCTTCCGCGGTCTGCCCGCCCTGCTGATCTTCGTCTTCATCGCGGTGGCCGTGCCGCTGGCCTTCCCCGGCGCGGAGATCCCGGGCGGCACCTACGGCAAGGGCGCCCTCGGTCTCGGCCTCATCGGCGCCGCCTACATGGCGGAGACCTTCCGCGCCGGCATCCAGGCGGTGCCCAGGGGACAGACGGAGGCCGCCCGGTCGCTGGGCTTCTCGCCCGCCCGGGCCATGGTCTCCATCATCATCCCGCAGGCGTTCCGGATCATCCTCCCGCCGCTCACCAACGAGCTGATCATGCTCTTCAAGGACTCCTCGCTGGTGCTGCTGCTCGGCGTGACCCTGGAGGAGCGGGAACTGTCCAAGTTCGGCCGGGACCTGGCGAGCACCACCGCCAACTCCACGCCGATCCTGGTCGCCGGCCTGTGCTACCTGCTGGTCACCATCCCGCTCGGCTTCGTCGCCCGCCGCCTGGAGGCCAGGGCCCAGGAGGAGATCAAGTGA
- a CDS encoding transporter substrate-binding domain-containing protein, translating into MKTLTGRRTRLLAATTATAGLVLVAAGCSSNGGGSGGATVKGVHLVKAGQLTTCTHLPYPPFQSEVGGKVQGFDVALIDLVAKNLGVKQQIVDTPFENFKTGAFLNSGQCDLAAAGMTITPERKKNVDFSDPYFEATQAVLVDKSSGVNSLADVKAKGKKLGAQAQTTGEDYAKSKGFDPVSFESSDAVLNGLRTGQVQAVVIDYPVVQGWLKDKANADKFKVVDNLKTGEQYGFTVKKGNTALREAIDKALKDAKADGTYKKIYEQWIGPYDASVASPAGS; encoded by the coding sequence ATGAAAACGCTCACCGGGCGCCGGACCCGCCTCCTGGCCGCCACCACCGCGACCGCCGGACTCGTGCTCGTGGCCGCCGGCTGCTCCTCGAACGGCGGAGGGAGCGGCGGTGCCACCGTCAAGGGGGTCCACCTCGTCAAGGCCGGTCAGCTCACCACCTGCACCCACCTGCCGTACCCGCCGTTCCAGTCGGAGGTGGGCGGCAAGGTGCAGGGCTTCGACGTCGCCCTCATCGACCTCGTCGCCAAGAACCTGGGCGTCAAGCAGCAGATCGTCGACACGCCCTTCGAGAACTTCAAGACCGGCGCCTTCCTGAACTCCGGGCAGTGCGACCTGGCCGCCGCCGGCATGACGATCACGCCCGAGCGCAAGAAGAACGTCGACTTCTCCGACCCGTACTTCGAGGCCACCCAGGCCGTCCTGGTCGACAAGAGCAGCGGGGTCAACTCGCTCGCCGACGTCAAGGCCAAGGGCAAGAAGCTCGGCGCGCAGGCGCAGACCACCGGCGAGGACTACGCCAAGAGCAAGGGCTTCGACCCGGTCTCCTTCGAGTCCTCCGACGCCGTCCTCAACGGACTGCGCACCGGACAGGTCCAGGCCGTCGTCATCGACTACCCGGTCGTCCAGGGCTGGCTGAAGGACAAGGCCAACGCCGACAAGTTCAAGGTCGTCGACAACCTCAAGACCGGTGAGCAGTACGGCTTCACCGTCAAGAAGGGCAACACGGCGCTGCGCGAGGCGATCGACAAGGCTCTCAAGGACGCCAAGGCCGACGGCACCTACAAGAAGATCTACGAGCAGTGGATCGGTCCGTACGACGCCTCCGTGGCCTCTCCCGCCGGCTCATGA
- a CDS encoding pyridoxal-phosphate-dependent aminotransferase family protein gives MTHPLLDLPPLTAGRFAAIEDRVARLLATRQDVLITQGEALLPLEGAIRAAAGPGTVALNVITGPYGQTFGDWLRDSGATVHDLAVPFHTAVTAAQVREAFAEHPEIDFVSLVHAEAATGNTNPVAEIGAAVREQGALFYLDAVASVGAEPVLPDAWGVDLCVIGAQKAMGGPAGVSAISVSERAWALMAANPHAPRRSYLSLLDWKERWIDGGRKALPHAPAQLEMLALDACLERIESAGAQAVMARHASAAAATRAGVTALGGGLTPYVHEARDAAPVATTLRAPAGHSARELVARALASDPALPLAAGGGALAEEMIRVNHYGPDATPAAVHGSLAALGAALAERGVDADLAAARVAVDGAWR, from the coding sequence GTGACCCACCCCCTCCTCGACCTGCCCCCGCTGACCGCCGGACGGTTCGCCGCCATCGAGGACCGGGTGGCCCGGCTGCTGGCGACCCGGCAGGACGTGCTGATCACCCAGGGCGAGGCCCTGCTGCCGCTGGAGGGCGCGATCCGCGCGGCGGCCGGCCCCGGCACCGTCGCGCTGAACGTGATCACCGGCCCGTACGGGCAGACCTTCGGCGACTGGCTCCGGGACTCCGGCGCGACGGTCCACGACCTGGCGGTGCCCTTCCACACGGCGGTGACCGCCGCCCAGGTCCGGGAGGCGTTCGCCGAGCACCCGGAGATCGACTTCGTGTCCCTGGTGCACGCCGAGGCCGCGACCGGCAACACCAACCCGGTCGCGGAGATCGGCGCGGCGGTGCGCGAGCAGGGCGCGCTGTTCTACCTGGACGCGGTCGCCTCCGTGGGCGCCGAGCCCGTGCTGCCGGACGCGTGGGGGGTGGACCTGTGCGTGATCGGGGCCCAGAAGGCGATGGGCGGCCCGGCGGGCGTGTCGGCGATCTCGGTGAGCGAGCGGGCGTGGGCGCTCATGGCGGCCAACCCGCACGCCCCGCGCCGCTCCTACCTGTCCCTGCTCGACTGGAAGGAGCGGTGGATCGACGGCGGCCGCAAGGCGCTGCCGCACGCCCCCGCACAGCTGGAGATGCTGGCGCTCGACGCCTGCCTGGAGCGGATCGAGTCGGCGGGCGCCCAGGCGGTGATGGCGCGGCACGCCTCGGCCGCCGCGGCGACCCGGGCGGGCGTGACGGCACTGGGCGGGGGGCTGACGCCTTATGTGCACGAGGCGCGGGACGCGGCGCCGGTGGCCACGACCCTGCGGGCGCCCGCCGGGCACTCGGCCCGGGAGCTGGTCGCCCGGGCCCTGGCGAGCGACCCGGCACTGCCGCTGGCCGCCGGCGGCGGCGCCCTGGCCGAGGAGATGATCCGGGTGAACCACTACGGCCCCGACGCGACCCCGGCCGCGGTGCACGGCTCGCTGGCCGCCCTCGGCGCGGCCCTCGCCGAGCGGGGCGTCGACGCGGACCTCGCGGCGGCCCGCGTCGCCGTGGACGGCGCCTGGCGGTAG
- the ectA gene encoding diaminobutyrate acetyltransferase, producing the protein MTAAPADLLIDRPAMADGAALWRIAKDSETLDLNSSYAYLLWCRDYAGTSAVARGADGEPVGFVTGYVRPDDPTTLLVWQVAVDAAHQGHGIAAALLDGLAARLTADRGITRLETTISPGNTASERLFTSFAARHGADLSREVLFPAGLFPDGPHDPEILYRIGPLTPATAH; encoded by the coding sequence ATGACTGCCGCACCAGCAGACCTTCTCATCGACCGACCCGCCATGGCCGACGGAGCCGCGCTCTGGCGTATAGCCAAGGATTCCGAAACCCTCGACCTGAACTCTTCGTACGCTTATCTGCTGTGGTGCCGGGACTACGCCGGCACCTCGGCCGTGGCGCGCGGCGCCGACGGCGAGCCCGTCGGTTTCGTCACCGGCTACGTGCGGCCCGACGACCCCACCACGCTGCTCGTCTGGCAGGTCGCCGTCGACGCCGCCCACCAGGGCCACGGCATCGCCGCCGCGCTGCTGGACGGGCTGGCCGCCCGGCTGACCGCCGACCGCGGCATCACCCGTCTCGAGACCACCATCAGTCCCGGGAACACCGCCTCCGAGCGCCTGTTCACGTCGTTCGCCGCCCGCCACGGCGCCGACCTGAGCCGTGAGGTGCTGTTCCCCGCAGGGCTCTTCCCGGACGGCCCGCACGATCCGGAAATCCTGTACCGCATCGGCCCGCTGACCCCCGCCACCGCGCACTGA
- the ectB gene encoding diaminobutyrate--2-oxoglutarate transaminase, translating into MTITQPDLSVFETLESEVRSYCRGWPTVFDRAQGSRMYDEDGHAYLDFFAGAGSLNYGHNNPVLKRALIDYLLRDGVTHGLDMSTTAKRSFLQTFQDLVLRPRDLPYKVMFPGPTGTNAVESALKLARKVKGREAIVSFTNAFHGMSLGSLAVTGNAFKRAGAGIPLVHGTPMPFDNYFDGQVPDFLWFERLLEDQGSGLNKPAAVIVETVQGEGGINVARPEWLRALADLCERQDMLLIVDDIQMGCGRTGAFFSFEEAGVTPDIVTVSKSISGYGLPMSLCLFKPELDVWEPGEHNGTFRGNNPAFVTATAALETYWTDGSAMEKQTRTRGEQVEQSLIAITEENLADVREYRGRGLVWGLEFHEKERASRVAKRAFELGLLIETSGPESEVVKLLPALTITADELDEGLSILARAVRETV; encoded by the coding sequence GTGACCATCACCCAGCCCGACCTGAGCGTCTTCGAGACCCTGGAGTCCGAGGTCCGCAGCTACTGCCGCGGCTGGCCCACCGTGTTCGACCGCGCGCAGGGCAGCCGGATGTACGACGAGGACGGCCATGCCTACCTCGACTTCTTCGCCGGGGCCGGCTCACTCAACTACGGCCACAACAACCCGGTGCTCAAACGGGCGCTGATCGACTACCTGCTGCGGGACGGCGTCACGCACGGCCTGGACATGTCGACCACGGCCAAACGGTCGTTCCTGCAGACCTTCCAGGACCTGGTGCTGCGCCCGCGCGACCTGCCCTACAAGGTCATGTTCCCGGGCCCCACCGGCACCAACGCGGTGGAGTCCGCGCTGAAGCTCGCCCGGAAGGTGAAGGGCCGGGAGGCGATCGTCTCCTTCACCAACGCCTTCCACGGCATGTCGCTCGGCTCCCTCGCGGTCACCGGCAACGCCTTCAAGCGGGCCGGCGCCGGCATCCCGCTGGTCCACGGCACGCCCATGCCGTTCGACAACTACTTCGACGGCCAGGTCCCGGACTTCCTGTGGTTCGAGCGGCTGCTGGAGGACCAGGGCTCCGGGCTCAACAAGCCGGCCGCCGTGATCGTGGAGACCGTGCAGGGCGAGGGCGGCATCAACGTCGCGCGCCCCGAGTGGCTGCGCGCGCTCGCCGACCTGTGCGAGCGGCAGGACATGCTGCTGATCGTCGACGACATCCAGATGGGCTGCGGCCGCACCGGCGCCTTCTTCTCCTTCGAGGAGGCCGGCGTCACGCCCGACATCGTCACCGTCTCCAAGTCCATCAGCGGCTACGGGCTGCCGATGTCGCTGTGCCTGTTCAAGCCCGAGCTCGACGTCTGGGAGCCGGGCGAGCACAACGGCACCTTCCGCGGCAACAACCCCGCCTTCGTCACCGCGACCGCGGCCCTGGAGACCTACTGGACCGACGGCTCCGCGATGGAGAAGCAGACCCGCACCCGGGGCGAGCAGGTCGAGCAGTCCCTGATCGCCATCACCGAGGAGAACCTGGCCGACGTGCGCGAGTACCGCGGCCGCGGTCTGGTGTGGGGTCTGGAGTTCCACGAGAAGGAGCGGGCCTCGCGGGTCGCCAAGCGCGCCTTCGAGCTCGGGCTGCTCATCGAGACCTCAGGTCCTGAGAGCGAGGTCGTCAAACTGCTCCCCGCTCTCACCATCACCGCCGACGAGCTGGACGAGGGTCTGAGCATCCTCGCCCGCGCCGTCCGCGAGACCGTCTGA
- a CDS encoding ectoine synthase encodes MIVRSFKDIEGTDRHIKSKSGTWESKRIVLAKERVGFSVHETILYAGTTTDMWYANHIEAVVCTRGEAELTDRETGQSYTITPGTMYLLNGHERHTLRVKEDFHCICVFNPPVTGREDHDENGVYPLLTEPEEV; translated from the coding sequence GTGATCGTCCGATCGTTCAAGGACATCGAAGGCACCGACCGGCACATCAAGTCGAAGTCCGGCACCTGGGAGAGCAAGCGGATCGTCCTCGCCAAGGAGCGGGTCGGCTTCTCCGTGCACGAGACCATCCTGTACGCCGGCACCACGACCGACATGTGGTACGCCAACCACATCGAGGCCGTCGTCTGCACCCGGGGCGAGGCCGAGCTGACCGACCGCGAGACCGGTCAGAGCTACACCATCACGCCCGGCACCATGTACCTCCTCAACGGGCACGAGCGGCACACGCTGCGGGTCAAGGAGGACTTCCACTGCATCTGCGTGTTCAACCCGCCCGTGACCGGACGGGAGGACCACGACGAGAACGGCGTCTACCCGCTGCTCACCGAGCCCGAGGAGGTGTGA
- the thpD gene encoding ectoine hydroxylase: MTTVTDLYPSRGAGEVAVPRQDPVVWGSPDTPGPIATADLQTYERDGFLAIDQLITPGEVEVYRRELERLVADPAIRADERSIVEPASQEIRSVFEVHRISEVFAKLVRDERVVGRARQILGSDVYVHQSRINVKPGFGASGFYWHSDFETWHAEDGLPNMRTVSVSIALTENYDTNGGLMIMPGSHRTFLGCAGETPTDNYKKSLQMQDAGTPSDEALTKMAGEYGIRLFTGKAGSATWFDCNCMHGSGDNITPFPRSNVFIVFNSVDNAAVEPFAAPVRRPEFIGARDFTPVR, encoded by the coding sequence ATGACCACCGTCACCGATCTCTACCCCAGCCGCGGCGCCGGCGAGGTGGCCGTCCCGCGCCAGGACCCGGTCGTCTGGGGCTCCCCGGACACGCCCGGCCCGATCGCCACGGCCGACCTGCAGACGTACGAGCGTGACGGCTTCCTGGCGATCGACCAGCTGATCACCCCCGGCGAGGTCGAGGTCTACCGGCGGGAGCTGGAGCGGCTGGTCGCCGACCCGGCGATCCGGGCCGACGAGCGCTCGATCGTCGAGCCGGCGTCGCAGGAGATCCGCTCGGTCTTCGAAGTGCACCGGATCAGCGAGGTGTTCGCGAAGCTGGTGCGTGACGAGCGGGTGGTCGGCCGCGCCCGGCAGATCCTCGGCTCGGACGTCTACGTCCACCAGTCCCGGATCAACGTCAAGCCGGGCTTCGGCGCCAGCGGCTTCTACTGGCACTCGGACTTCGAGACCTGGCACGCCGAGGACGGCCTGCCGAACATGCGCACGGTGTCCGTCTCGATCGCCCTGACCGAGAACTACGACACCAACGGCGGCCTGATGATCATGCCGGGCTCGCACCGCACGTTCCTCGGCTGCGCCGGCGAGACGCCTACGGACAACTACAAGAAGTCGCTGCAGATGCAGGACGCGGGCACGCCGTCCGACGAGGCGCTGACGAAGATGGCCGGCGAGTACGGCATCCGCCTCTTCACGGGCAAGGCCGGTTCGGCGACCTGGTTCGACTGCAACTGCATGCACGGCTCCGGCGACAACATCACGCCGTTCCCGCGCAGCAACGTGTTCATCGTGTTCAACAGCGTGGACAACGCGGCCGTGGAGCCGTTCGCCGCGCCGGTGCGGCGGCCGGAGTTCATCGGGGCGAGGGACTTCACCCCCGTGCGGTGA
- a CDS encoding aminotransferase class V-fold PLP-dependent enzyme — protein sequence MDGRFAEPHSGPMETTETTVTFESLVRAEFAPAGTYLNTASNGLLPARTVAALHEAALLRAAGRPLTPLFEDVEACRAAYARLAGVPADRVAAGASVAAHTGVIAASLPAGAEVLTAEADFTSVLNPFHVRGDLKVRAVPLERLAESVRPGTALVAVSAAQSADGRVADLAALREAAREHGARTYVDHSQAAGWLPMDAGADDFTATVSFKWLLGPHGAAFLTVPEDFGGLTPVLAGWVAGEAPWDSCYGPVTELARSARRFDLTHALFSYAGLRRSLELIEELGVSAVHAHAVALADRFRAGLADLGHEPVPAPGSAIVSVPGLGSRQPDLSRAGIELSDRAGLLRAAFHLYNTPADVDRLLAALSR from the coding sequence ATGGACGGCCGGTTCGCTGAGCCGCACAGTGGTCCCATGGAGACCACGGAGACCACGGTCACGTTCGAGAGCCTCGTCCGCGCCGAGTTCGCCCCCGCCGGCACCTATCTCAACACCGCGAGCAACGGCCTGCTGCCGGCCCGCACCGTCGCCGCCCTGCACGAGGCGGCGCTGCTGCGGGCCGCGGGCCGGCCGTTGACCCCGCTGTTCGAGGACGTGGAGGCCTGCCGGGCCGCGTACGCCCGGCTCGCCGGGGTCCCGGCCGACCGCGTCGCGGCGGGCGCCTCGGTCGCCGCGCACACCGGGGTGATCGCCGCCTCGCTGCCGGCGGGCGCCGAAGTGCTGACCGCCGAGGCCGACTTCACCTCCGTGCTGAACCCGTTCCACGTCCGCGGCGACCTGAAGGTGCGCGCGGTCCCGCTGGAGCGCCTCGCCGAGTCCGTCCGTCCGGGCACCGCCCTGGTCGCGGTCAGCGCCGCCCAGTCCGCCGACGGACGCGTCGCCGACCTGGCCGCGCTGCGCGAGGCCGCCCGGGAGCACGGCGCCCGCACCTACGTCGACCACTCCCAGGCCGCCGGCTGGCTGCCCATGGACGCCGGCGCGGACGACTTCACCGCCACCGTCTCCTTCAAGTGGCTGCTCGGTCCGCACGGGGCGGCCTTCCTCACGGTGCCCGAGGACTTCGGCGGGCTGACCCCGGTGCTCGCCGGTTGGGTCGCGGGCGAGGCACCGTGGGACAGCTGCTACGGCCCGGTCACCGAACTCGCCCGCTCCGCACGGCGGTTCGACCTCACCCACGCCCTGTTCAGCTACGCCGGGCTGCGCCGCTCCCTCGAACTGATCGAGGAGCTGGGGGTGTCCGCCGTCCACGCGCACGCCGTGGCCCTGGCCGACCGGTTCCGGGCCGGGCTCGCGGACCTCGGGCACGAGCCGGTGCCCGCACCCGGCTCGGCGATCGTCTCGGTGCCGGGACTCGGCTCCCGCCAGCCGGACCTGAGCAGGGCGGGCATCGAGCTCTCCGACCGCGCGGGCCTGCTGCGCGCGGCCTTCCACCTGTACAACACGCCCGCCGACGTGGACCGCCTGCTGGCGGCACTGTCCCGCTGA
- a CDS encoding DsbA family oxidoreductase: protein MRVEIWTDIACPWCYVGKARFDKALAAFPHRDQVEVVHRSFELDPGRAKGDVQPVITMLTRKYGMSEAQAQAGEDNLGAQAAAEGLDYRTRGRDHGNTFDMHRLLHLAKEHGRQDQLVQGFYRANFAEERSVFTEGDERLVELAVEAGLDADAVRAVLADPDAYADEVRADEREAAELGANGVPFFVLDRAYGVSGAQPAEVFTRALTQAWGDRSPVKLVQQSGAEDGTACGPDGCAVPQH from the coding sequence ATGCGCGTCGAGATCTGGACGGACATCGCCTGTCCCTGGTGCTATGTCGGTAAGGCCCGTTTCGACAAGGCGCTCGCCGCCTTCCCGCACCGCGACCAGGTCGAGGTGGTGCACCGCTCCTTCGAGCTGGACCCCGGCCGTGCCAAGGGCGACGTGCAGCCGGTCATCACCATGCTCACCCGCAAGTACGGCATGAGCGAGGCGCAGGCCCAGGCCGGCGAGGACAACCTCGGGGCCCAGGCGGCCGCCGAGGGGCTGGACTACCGCACCCGGGGCCGCGACCACGGCAACACCTTCGACATGCACCGGCTGCTGCACCTCGCCAAGGAGCACGGCAGGCAGGACCAGCTCGTCCAGGGCTTCTACCGGGCCAACTTCGCCGAGGAGCGGTCCGTCTTCACCGAGGGCGACGAGCGCCTGGTGGAGCTGGCCGTCGAGGCCGGCCTGGACGCCGACGCCGTCCGCGCGGTCCTCGCCGACCCCGACGCCTACGCCGACGAGGTCCGCGCCGACGAGCGCGAGGCCGCTGAGCTCGGCGCCAACGGCGTCCCCTTCTTCGTCCTCGACCGCGCCTACGGCGTCTCCGGCGCACAGCCGGCCGAGGTCTTCACCCGGGCGCTGACCCAGGCGTGGGGCGACCGCTCCCCGGTGAAGCTCGTCCAGCAGAGCGGTGCCGAGGACGGCACGGCCTGCGGCCCGGACGGGTGCGCGGTGCCCCAGCACTGA